TCTAACTTAATAGAGGGAGAAAAATACACAAAAGTAACTCCAAGTCACCTACTTTGCAGGGTAAATGGATTATATTTGTATCTCCTTGATTTGTAAATTGCACTCCCCAATTTTGTGAAGTAGAGCAGAGAACACATGAACAAAAGAACGAACCGAtaagccttaacatcctcaagaTCCTTTATGGGATAGAAAGCCATGGCAAATGCCAGACAGAGATCAAATGTTGCGGCATACCTGAAGAAAGTAGTAAAAAGAGATTGGATATTTTATAGCAACAACCAAGTGTCATAAGGAAGTATCAGAACGAAAACAATGATTCTCCTCCTTTCGATTTCTCTGGCTCATTTGCAAAATGGCATTCCACTTTAACGTGTAGATCCATACTACGCAAAAACCAACAATAAAGGAACAGAAATAGGAGGGTGCACAAGGACATTTTGTGACCTAATGCGCGATTTTGCATCAACCTAAGCGCTGGCATACTATAACCGTAAAGGGCATGCGTGCCATCATCTGGTTTTGGATTCTATACAAGTCCACGGAACCTGTAGCAGGATTGTAAACCAATATGCTCAAAATAGTTGTTTTTCTGTACAATAAAGCTTATGAAGCCAAGACAGTACGTAATAATATGACTCGATTCATTGATGTTGTGGTTTGATCAGCTCTGAGCTATAACAATGTCAGCTAAGAGataaaagttgatgtatttttaaggtgtaaaacaactaaaataagcaAATACTAGTGCACAACAagtatcaaaacacaaaattttcttCCAAAATCTGTCAAAACACACATGATAGCAAAAATTTTATCGTGTTAACATATTActagaaaagggagaaaaaacaATGTGAAAACAACAACTAAAGCAAACTGATGAAATTCGGGTGAACAGAATATACAGATGAGTACTAGAGCGAGCAGCGCGTATTACCAGAACTTGATCTCAGGAAGTTCACGAATGAGAGGTTTGAACTCATCCGAACCTTTAATTGACAACAGAGGTCCTTCTTCTTTCATCTTAGGATCGACATGGGCGGACAGGAACTTGAACAGACTTATCATAAAGCGGTCGCCCGCTATATATAGTGTTAATCCGTAGAATCCACGGACATAAATCAGAAAAGCATAAATGATTGCCAAGACAGCAGTTCCAATCCACCTATAGAGTACATAAGGACTGATTCTATCCAAGTAACGCTGGTGAACAGGAGGGTATGATGCAATCCTCCAATTCTTCCAATCGAATGTTGCTGCCTCTGCTAATACAGCGCCATCGTCAGCAACAATAACCTCCATTGAAGCACTCAACTTCACAATCCTATAATGCCTATCATCATAATTAATTAGACaagattaacaaaaaaaaaagggttttagCAACACAGAGATTCTGTAGCTAAACAGCAAAATCCATCGCCACAATTTTTTGTTAACTGCGAACAAATTAACTAGAGAGCTTAGATCAACGACAACTacaacaacaccaacatatcTAGTACTAATACCGGAGAGGGTATGATACAATCCTCCAATGCTTCACATCGAATGCATGCAGATTCACCGCTATCAGCgacatatatcattatattgagATT
The DNA window shown above is from Capsicum annuum cultivar UCD-10X-F1 unplaced genomic scaffold, UCD10Xv1.1 ctg7345, whole genome shotgun sequence and carries:
- the LOC107851486 gene encoding protein RER1A — protein: MEVIVADDGAVLAEAATFDWKNWRIASYPPVHQRYLDRISPYVLYRWIGTAVLAIIYAFLIYVRGFYGLTLYIAGDRFMISLFKFLSAHVDPKMKEEGPLLSIKGSDEFKPLIRELPEIKFWYAATFDLCLAFAMAFYPIKDLEDVKAYRFVLLFMCSLLYFTKLGSAIYKSRRYKYNPFTLQISSP